A window of the Cicer arietinum cultivar CDC Frontier isolate Library 1 chromosome 6, Cicar.CDCFrontier_v2.0, whole genome shotgun sequence genome harbors these coding sequences:
- the LOC101493559 gene encoding vesicle-associated membrane protein 721-like codes for MGQQSLIYSFVARGTLIIAEHSDFTGNFTTIAFQCLQKLPSSNNNFTYNCDGHTFTFLVHHGFTFCVVAVESVGRQIPIAFLERIKEDFITRYGGGKATTATAKSLNKEFGPKLKEHMQYCVDHPEEVSKFAKVKAQVSEVKGVMLENIDKVLDRGVKMEDLVDKTDNLRSQAQDFRHNGTQLRRKMWYQNMKIKLIVLAIIIALILIIVLSVCHGFSC; via the exons ATGGGACAACAATCGTTGATCTACAGCTTTGTAGCTCGTGGTACGTTGATTATTGCAGAGCACAGTGATTTCACAGGAAACTTCACAACCATAGCTTTCCAGTGTCTACAAAAACTTCCTTCTTCTAATAACAACTTTACTTACAACTGTGATGGACATACCTTCACCTTCCTCGTCCATCATGGATTCA CTTTTTGTGTAGTGGCAGTTGAGTCTGTTGGTAGGCAAATTCCGATAGCTTTTCTTGAACGTATTAAGGAAGATTTTATCACAAGATATGGTGGAGGAAAAGCTACAACAGCAACTGCTAAAAGTCTTAACAAAGAATTTGG ACCAAAGTTGAAGGAGCATATGCAGTATTGTGTGGATCATCCAGAGGAAGTTAGCAAATTTGCTAAAGTGAAAGCTCAAGTTTCTGAAGTCAAAGGAGTTATGCTGGAAAATATTGACAAG GTTCTTGACAGGGGAGTGAAGATGGAGGATTTGGTGGATAAAACTGATAACCTTCGCTCTCAG GCACAAGATTTCAGGCATAATGGAACCCAATTGAGGAGAAAGATGTGGTATCAGAACATGAAGATCAAACTAATAGTTCTTGCTATCATAATTGCATTGATTCTCATTATAGTTCTTTCTGTGTGCCATGGCTTCAGCTGTTGA
- the LOC140920715 gene encoding uncharacterized protein, with product MSKIKYIVERGLSNSPPYFKGTSYYFRKGKMQIFLKSQDTRMWRIIKYENFVPRVDQSDPISVEKNEAIWTAKDKERVLLNSKAQLFLSCALSREKNERVD from the coding sequence ATGTCAAAAATCAAGTATATTGTTGAAAGAGGATTATCAAATAGCCCACCTTATTTTAAGGGTACAAGCTACTACTTCAGGAAAGGAAAGATGCAAATATTCCTTAAATCTCAAGATACAAGAATGTGGCGtatcataaaatatgaaaactTTGTACCAAGAGTAGATCAAAGTGATCCAATATCTGTTGAAAAGAATGAGGCAATTTGGACAGCAAAAGACAAAGAAAGGGTActtctaaactctaaagctcaattatttctATCTTGTGCTTTAAGCAGAGAGAAAAATGAAAGAGTTGATTAA